One genomic segment of Plasmodium cynomolgi strain B DNA, chromosome 14, whole genome shotgun sequence includes these proteins:
- a CDS encoding formin-binding protein (putative), producing the protein LPNMPGLPGMPGLPGMPNMSGHPMSGQGMNSGGPYMNSNSMSQLPMPFLPGLMPPMNASDYYGKNMMHMNPGVGPYDNYNPLMYGQHNTMNIPMPPAAVDIMGDMAAMHMGNPNMIKLYNKDFMNSNSQKGMGNHMMGGQMGGQMGGSMVNMPMNYMNSYSAENHGWCEMVAKNGRKYYYNSITKASKWEKPDELKSKVELRISQQTKWKEYSCGDGRTYWHHEEKNISVWDEPEDIKKIKLECAAEDAENQESVDKCPNSSSTTHESVNKGENANNTPLSGFAKEAANQTTDDAMNNVSTDSTTGKEHTSSNNHTLHSYLHMQNGMPAELKNNAMMPSSSVDEANQKKNAPEKINNRITMVWKKFENKNDAKEHLKILFEDKNINPKLTWENALKILENDDRWFSLSILTKGEKKQMFSEYISHAVKRASENERRKRQKSRELIFQTLINWKKLNEQTSYREFAAEFYKEEWWDWITENERDEIFQDFLDDYRHKFKEARRKKRKKTSEILKEKFQQYADKKNPLKWNDVKVYFKDDADFNSLHKIDALASWESFYEKYHNDEKMQLKKKVFRILRKKRDAFIELLNEYHKKSVLNMKTQWIFFVSKIYKDERYTDLLGHQGSSPKVLFDEFIDSLQEQYLRHKSYLKGAYKEMDCTVDENTTFDQFLQLFATVQNKYNIPHANMNFIYHSLQKKIKEKKNKQIKHINKVAKYFAKVPELKTSMSFSKVISIVKNSSKWPVLCELCPNEEQKMAAYNTWKSFANSTKNCLSIDSSTSNSNKNGKNGKRKELFKISDDDTEEEHNSKVHSKYRKYSREESDSSGQTIESLRTIDHNAPN; encoded by the coding sequence TTACCAAATATGCCGGGCTTGCCAGGAATGCCAGGTCTTCCGGGCATGCCTAACATGTCGGGACATCCGATGAGCGGCCAAGGCATGAACAGTGGTGGACCCTACATGAACAGTAACTCGATGAGCCAATTGCCCATGCCATTTCTCCCGGGACTAATGCCACCTATGAACGCGTCAGAttattatggaaaaaatatgatgcaCATGAACCCAGGGGTAGGACCCTACGACAACTACAATCCGCTAATGTATGGACAACATAACACCATGAACATCCCCATGCCGCCAGCCGCTGTAGACATTATGGGAGACATGGCGGCTATGCATATGGGAAACCctaatatgataaaattgtaCAATAAAGATTTTATGAACAGTAATTCTCAGAAAGGGATGGGTAATCATATGATGGGAGGGCAGATGGGGGGGCAAATGGGAGGAAGTATGGTGAACATGCCCATGAACTACATGAACAGCTATAGTGCAGAAAACCACGGGTGGTGTGAAATGGTGGCAAAGAATGGGAGGAAGTATTACTATAACTCTATAACGAAAGCTTCGAAATGGGAGAAGCCAGATGAACTAAAGTCAAAGGTGGAGCTACGAATTTCTCAGCAAACCAAATGGAAGGAATATTCCTGTGGGGATGGGAGAACCTACTGGCAccatgaagagaaaaatattagcGTATGGGATGAACCCGAGGACATTAAAAAGATTAAACTTGAATGTGCTGCCGAGGACGCAGAAAATCAAGAGAGCGTAGACAAATGCCCAAACAGCAGTAGCACTACGCATGAAAGTGTGAATAAGGGAGAAAATGCGAATAATACCCCTCTGAGTGGTTTCGCAAAGGAGGCGGCGAATCAAACCACCGATGATGCTATGAACAACGTCAGTACGGACAGTACCACGGGCAAGGAACACACGTCCAGTAATAATCATACCTTGCATAGTTATCTccatatgcaaaatgggatgcCAGCTGAGCTAAAAAATAACGCTATGATGCCCAGCAGCAGTGTCGACGAGGCGAatcagaagaaaaatgcaccGGAGAAAATCAATAACAGAATAACCATggtgtggaaaaaattcgaaaataaaaatgatgcaaaagaacacttaaaaatattatttgaagacaaaaatattaacccAAAATTGACCTGGGAAAATGCTTTAAAAATTCTGGAAAATGATGACCGTTGGTTCAGCCTGTCTATACTGaccaagggggaaaaaaagcaaatgtTTTCCGAGTACATTAGCCACGCAGTCAAACGGGCTAGTGAAAatgaaaggagaaaaaggcaaaagtcgagggaattaatttttcaaaccTTAAtcaattggaaaaaattaaatgaacaaACGTCCTACCGTGAATTTGCGGCCGAATTTTATAAAGAAGAATGGTGGGACTGGATCACAGAAAATGAAAGGGATGAAATATTTCAAGATTTTTTAGATGATTATCGACACAAATTTAAAGAAGctcgaagaaaaaaaagaaaaaaaacatccgaaattttaaaagagaAATTTCAACAATatgcagataaaaaaaatccattaaAATGGAATGATGTCAAAGTCTACTTCAAAGATGATGCAGACTTTAATTctttgcacaaaattgacGCGTTAGCTTCTTGGGAAAGCTTCTACgaaaaatatcataatgatgaaaaaatgcaattaaaaaaaaaggtgtttcgaattttgagaaaaaaaagagatgcCTTCATCGAATTACTCAACgaatatcataaaaaaagtgttctTAATATGAAAACACAGTGGATCTTTTTTGTGTCCAAAATTTATAAAGATGAGCGTTATACAGACTTGTTAGGACATCAAGGGTCATCCCCCAAAGTGCTATTTGACGAATTTATTGATTCCCTCCAGGAACAATACCTGAGGCATAAATCATACCTCAAAGGTGCTTACAAAGAAATGGATTGCACAGTAGATGAAAATACCACCTTTGatcaatttttacaactctTTGCAACTGTGCAGAATAAGTACAACATCCCGCACGCaaatatgaattttatttaccactctttgcaaaaaaaaataaaagaaaaaaaaaataaacaaattaaacataTTAACAAAGTTGCCAAATATTTCGCCAAAGTCCCAGAACTTAAAACCAGCATGTCCTTCAGTAAAGTGATTAGCATTGTTAAAAACTCCAGCAAGTGGCCCGTATTGTGTGAGCTCTGTCCAAatgaggaacaaaaaatggctgCGTACAATACGTGGAAATCTTTTGCAAATTCGACGAAGAATTGCCTCTCCATTGATTCTTCAACTTCCAAttctaataaaaatggaaaaaatggaaaacgcAAGGAATTGTTCAAAATTAGTGACGATGACACGGAGGAAGAACACAACAGCAAAGTTCACTCCAAGTAtaggaaatattccagagagGAATCTGACTCCAGTGGCCAAACAATAGAGTCCCTACGCACCATTGATCATAATGCGCCcaactag
- a CDS encoding cholinephosphate cytidylyltransferase (putative), translating into MKKNLIRWGEKVTDELTKVTLTDKPLGTDFDQGIDIIRDKVHGLFKLWRQHSKKLLKDFAKSFDPMFIIIRKKSKKDNLSGMTVKEDLKKRKSLSNTINNIDEYYYSADEDDDSSRVTNVFGVISRVANESYNNDMDNYETCFELEACLKERRRWGDPIGSTARSKHTPHDNVKLAPDELLSLSGETQTKNGPQSNHSNGSPNEKSINANSVNRKSDYDLYNKMTYHDIIDEEGDFPMGAITNKGVVEKNSIEMSSCREHKSNSYDKDEYNSCSDHHYGDSKYSHMKIKRRNNSSKSKLSNVEKMEDSAEESHFSCSEGGSSHSNSSSYSSASAGTGHTPESSDASECPKRKDNQSDVTGEGNHQDEDTQGVNKSSQGKRGETDQADQVRKGIPKEKKKIVIYADGVYDMLHLGHMKQLEQAKKMFENTTLIVGVTSDNETKLFKGQIVQTLEERTETLRHVRWVDEIISPCPWVITPEFMEEHKIDFVAHDDIPYANNQKKKKKKSKSNSIEEPSDDIYAWLKKAGKFRATQRTAGVSTTDLIVRILKNYEDYIERSLQRGIHPNELNIGVTKAQSIKMKKNLIRWGEKVTDELTKVTLTDKPLGTDFDQGIENLQIKFKELFKIWKNASNKLINDFTSKLDTTSYLSSLQNFVDNEYELYDSASSACDEETNS; encoded by the exons atgaaaaaaaatctaataaggtggggagaaaaagtaaCAGACGAGTTAACCAAGGTTACTCTCACTGATAAACCACTCGGGACCGACTTTGACCAAGGAATAGATATAATAAGAGACAAGGTGCATGGATTATTCAAACTGTGGAGACAGCATTCGAAAAAGCTTCTAAAAGATTTTGCAAAATCATTTGATCCCATGTTTATAATTatccgaaaaaaaagtaaaaaagatAACCTATCAGGGAT gactGTGAAAGAAGatttaaagaaaagaaaaagcttAAGTAATACTATAAACAATATTGATGAGTATTACTACTCAGCTGATGAGGATGATGACAGTAGCAGGGTAACCAACGTATTTGGAGTTATTAGTAGAGTTGCTAATGAGTCTTATAACAACGACATGGATAATTATGAAACGTGTTTTGAGTTGGAGGCTTGTTTGAAGGAACGGCGTAGGTGGGGAGACCCCATTGGAAGCACCGCCAGAAGTAAACACACTCCTCATGACAACGTTAAGTTAGCCCCAGACGAACTGCTATCACTTTCTGGTGAAACGCAAACGAAGAATGGCCCTCAGTCAAACCATTCTAATGGAAGCCCAAATGAAAAGTCAATAAACGCAAACAGTGTAAACAGAAAGAGCGATTACGATTTGTATAATAAGATGACGTACCATGATATAATTGATGAAGAAGGGGATTTTCCCATGGGGGCAATAACCAACAAAGGTGTGGTGGAGAAAAATTCCATCGAGATGAGCTCTTGCAGAGAACATAAAAGTAACAGTTACGATAAGGATGAATATAACAGCTGCTCAGATCATCACTATGGAGATAGCAAGTATAGtcatatgaaaataaaaaggaggaataACTCCAGTAAGAGTAAATTAtcaaatgtggaaaaaatggaagattCTGCAGAAGAAAGTCATTTTAGCTGTAGCGAAGGAGGAAGTAGCCACAGTAACAGCAGTAGTTATAGTAGCGCCAGTGCTGGAACAGGTCACACGCCAGAAAGCAGTGATGCATCCGAGTGTCCCAAAAGGAAGGATAATCAGAGTGATGTTACCGGGGAGGGGAACCACCAAGACGAGGACACACAGGGGGTGAACAAATCGAGTCAgggaaaaaggggcgaaACTGACCAAGCGGACCAAGTGCGAAAGGGTATCccaaaggaaaagaaaaaaattgtaatttatgCAGACGGTGTGTACGACATGCTGCACCTGGGGCACATGAAACAACTGGAGCAAGCGAAGAAGATGTTCGAAAATACAACCCTCATAGTAGGTGTGACTAGCGACAATGAGACGAAGCTTTTCAAAGGACAGATTGTGCAAACATTGGAAGAAAGAACAGAAACGTTGAGACACGTCAGATGGGTCGATGAAATAATTTCACCCTGCCCTTGGGTGATAACTCCCGAGTTTATGGAGGAGCACAAAATTGACTTTGTCGCGCATGACGATATTCCCTATGCTAATaatcaaaagaagaaaaaaaaaaaaagcaaatcgAACAGCATTGAAGAGCCTAGTGATGATATATACGCGTGGTTGAAGAAGGCGGGGAAGTTCAGAGCTACGCAGCGGACAGCAGGAGTATCCACCACTGACTTGATTGtgagaattttaaaaaattatgaggaCTATATTGAGAGGTCGTTACAGAGGGGTATCCACCCGAACGAACTCAACATCGGCGTCACAAAGGCACAGTCAATTAAGATGAAAAAGAACCTAATCagatggggagaaaaagtaaCAGACGAGTTAACCAAAGTCACACTGACCGATAAACCCCTCGGCACCGACTTTGACCAAGGGATAGAAAATCtccaaataaaatttaaagaattatttaaaatatggaaaaatgcATCTAACAAATTAATCAATGATTTTACAAGCAAACTTGACACAACATCGTATTTGTCTTCCCTCCAAAACTTCGTCGACAATGAGTACGAGTTGTACGACTCTGCTAGCAGTGCCTGTGACGAAGAAACCAACAGttga